A single window of Athene noctua chromosome 1, bAthNoc1.hap1.1, whole genome shotgun sequence DNA harbors:
- the ATP6AP2 gene encoding renin receptor, producing the protein MGRRGGARWALEVAVLVTSACLAGVCGDEFSVLRSPQSVVFRDGSWPIPGERIPDVAALSMGFSIEDELSWPGLAVGDLFHRPRATVLVTVKGVDKLTLPDKGISYPIENAVPFSLDSVANAIHTLFSEETPVVLQLAPSEERVYMVGKANSVFEDLSVTLRQLRNRLFQDNSILSSLPLNSLSRNNEVDLLFLSELQVLHDIASLLSRHKHLAKDHSPDLYSLELAGLEEVGKRYGEDSQQFKDASQILADSLQKFADEMFNLYSGNAVVEVVAVKAFNSPLMRKTRSILQSSQSETDNPYNLAYPYNYNYSVIFNIILWMMIGLALAVIVISYNLWNMDPGYDSIIYRMTNQKIRMD; encoded by the exons gtgTATGCGGTGATGAGTTTAGTGTCTTACGATCACCTCAGTCAGTTGTGTTTCGAGATGGAAGTTGGCCCATTCCTGGCGAGCGGATCCCAGATGTAGCTGCATTATCCATGGGCTTTTCTATTGAAGAT GAGCTTTCCTGGCCTGGGCTTGCAGTGGGTGATCTGTTTCACAGACCACGAGCTACTGTGCTGGTAACAGTGAAGGGAGTAGACAAGTTGACATTGCCTGACAAAGGAATTTCTTACCCTATTGAGAAT GCTGTTCCTTTCAGTCTTGACAGTGTTGCGAATGCTATTCATACTTTGTTCTCTGAGGAAACTCCTGTGGTCTTGCAGCTGGCCCCCAGTGAGGAA AGAGTGTATATGGTGGGCAAGGCAAACTCTGTATTTGAAGATCTTTCTGTCACACTGCGCCAACTGCGAAACCGCTTATTCCAGGACAACTCCATTCTCAGCTCCCTTCCTCTCAACTCCCTCAGCAGAAACAATGAG GTTGACTTACTTTTTCTGTCAGAACTACAAGTCCTACATGATATTGCAAGCCTG CTGTCTCGACACAAGCACTTAGCCAAAGACCACTCTCCGGACCTGTACTCTCTGGAACTGGCTGGTTTGGAAGAGGTTGGAAAACGATATGGGGAAGACTCTCAGCAGTTCAAGGATGCTTCTCAAATTCTTGCAGACTCTTTGCAAAAG tttgcAGATGAGATGTTTAATCTGTATAGCGGGAATGCAGTAGTAGAAGTGGTAGCTGTGAAGGCATTTAATTCTCCCCTTATGAGGAAGACTCGCTCCATTCTCCAGTCTTCACAG AGCGAAACAGACAATCCATATAACCTTGCCTATCCATATAACTACAACTACTCTGTAATCTTCAACATTATTCTGTGGATGATGATAGGTCTTGCTTTAGCTGTGATAGTTATCTCCTACAACCTCTGGAACATGGATCCTGGTTATGACAGCATTATTTATAGGATGACAAATCAGAAGATAAGAATGGATTGA